The Astyanax mexicanus isolate ESR-SI-001 chromosome 20, AstMex3_surface, whole genome shotgun sequence genome contains a region encoding:
- the ddx4 gene encoding probable ATP-dependent RNA helicase DDX4: MDDWEEEEKGPVVNNSSFGNSGSSWKSGGQQNGFKSNDTEGSSWKKGSGEFGLRGGTRGRGSRGRGGGFGSFSSETDENGNNEDDGGKSWNSGGGESGGFRGRGGRGRGSRGRGGFRNFNSSEADENGNDEGFKSSFGGRGGRGGREGRGGFGRGGGGQGGGGYRGGDEEVFSKGSVTGEEGGAEVSAGPKVVYVPPPPPEEESSIFAHYETGINFDKYDDILVDVSGSNPPKAIMTFEEAGLCETLSRNVAKSGYVKPTPVQKYGIPIISAKRDLMACAQTGSGKTAAFLLPILQQLMADGVAASKFSEVQEPEAIIVAPTRELINQIYLEARKFAYGTCVRPVVVYGGINTGYTIREVLKGCNVLCGTPGRLLDIIGRGKVGLSKLRYLVLDEADRMLDMGFEPDMRKLVSSPGMPAKEERQTLMFSATYPEDIQRLAADFLKVDYLFLAVGVVGGACSDVEQHIIQVDQYSKREQLLELLKTTGTERTMVFVETKRSADFIATFLCQEKVPTTSIHGDREQREREKALSDFRTGQCPVLVATSVAARGLDIEHVQHVVNFDLPNNIEEYVHRIGRTGRCGNTGRAVSFFYPESDTPLARSLVKVLTGAQQEVPPWLEEIAFSAHGTTGFNPRGKVFASTDTRKGGSFQKNQAAAPPPAAQSTGAAADDDEEWE; the protein is encoded by the exons ATGGACGACTGGGAGGAAGAAGAAAAG GGGCCTGTTGTGAACAACTCAAGTTTTG gAAATTCAGGGAGCTCATGGAAGAGTGGAGGTCAGCAGAACGGCTTCAAAAGCAATG ACACAGAGGGAAGCTCTTGGAAAAAGGGCAGTGGTGAATTTGGGCTCCGAGGTGGTACAAGAG GTCGTGGCTCTAGAGGCCGTGGTGGAGGGTTCGGTAGCTTCAGTTCAG AAACGGATGAAAATGGCAACAATGAAG ACGATGGAGGCAAATCCTGGAACAGTGGTGGTGGGGAGAGTGGTGGATTCAGGGGAAGAGGTGGCAGAG GGCGAGGATCGAGAGGCAGGGGAGGATTCAGGAATTTTAACAGCTCtg AGGCTGATGAAAATGGCAATGATGAAG GTTTCAAAAGTAGTTTTGGAGGCAGAGGAGGTCGCGGGGGCAGAGAGGGTCGTGGAGGTTTTGGACGAG GTGGTGGAGGACAAGGAGGTGGAG GTTACAGGGGAGGTGATGAGGAGGTGTTTTCCAAGG GCTCAGTGACTGGGGAAGAAGGTGGTGCTGAAGTCAGTGCAG GACCTAAAGTGGTTTATgtacctcctcctccaccagagGAGGAGAGCTCTATATTTGCCCACTATGAGACTGGCATAAATTTTGACAAGTATGATGACATTCTTGTGGATGTGAGTGGGAGCAATCCTCCGAAGGCCATCATG ACATTTGAGGAAGCAGGCCTTTGTGAGACACTAAGCAGAAATGTTGCGAAGTCAGGATATGTAAAGCCCACTCCTGTTCAAAAATATGGCATTCCCATAATATCGGCCAAACGAGATCTCATGGCTTGTGCTCAGACTGGATCAGGGAAGACG GCTGCCTTCTTGCTTCCCAttcttcagcagctgatggctgATGGTGTGGCTGCCAGCAAGTTCAGTGAGGTGCAGGAACCTGAGGCAATCATTGTGGCCCCCACCAGAGAACTCATCAATCAGATATATTTGGAGGCCCGCAAGTTTGCATATGG GACCTGTGTGCGTCCTGTCGTGGTTTATGGAGGTATAAACACTGGATACACAATACGAGAGGTGTTGAAGGGTTGCAATGTGTTGTGTGGGACCCCTGGAAGATTGCTGGACATTATTGGTCGTGGAAAG GTTGGACTAAGTAAACTTCGTTATTTGGTGCTGGATGAGGCTGACCGCATGCTTGATATGGGCTTTGAGCCAGACATGCGAAAACTGGTGAGCTCTCCAGGCATGCCTGCTAAGGAAGAAAGGCAAACCCTCATGTTCAGTGCCACCTATCCAGAGGATATTCAGAG GCTGGCAGCAGACTTCCTAAAGGTGGATTATTTGTTTCTTGCTGTGGGTGTGGTGGGAGGAGCGTGCAGTGATGTGGAACAGCATATCATTCAGGTGGATCAGTACTCCAAGAGGGAACAGCTACTGGAATTGCTAAAGACCACAG GAACTGAGCGAACAATGGTTTTTGTCGAAACCAAAAGAAGTGCAGATTTCATTGCAACATTTCTTTGCCAAGAGAAGGTTCCAACTACAAGCATTCATGG AGACCGGGAACAGCGAGAGCGTGAGAAAGCTCTCAGTGACTTCCGCACAGGCCAGTGCCCTGTGCTTGTTGCTACATCTGTTGCTGCTAGAGGCCTGGACATTGAGCATGTCCAGCATGTAGTAAACTTTGACCTGCCTAATAACATTGAGGAGTATGTTCACCGCATTGGAAGAACAGGCCGCTGTGGAAACACTGGGAGAGCGGTTTCCTTCTTTTACCCAGAGTCTGATACTCCACTGGCACGGTCTCTGGTGAAAGTTCTCACAggg GCCCAGCAGGAAGTCCCACCATGGCTGGAGGAAATTGCGTTTAGTGCCCATGGCACAACAGGATTTAACCCACGTGGTAAAGTGTTTGCTTCTACAGACACTCGCAAG GGTGGCTCCTTCCAGAAAAACCAggcagcagcaccaccaccagctGCTCAGAGCACCGGTGCAGCAGCAGATGATGATGAAGAATGGGAGTAG
- the LOC103040684 gene encoding interleukin-31 receptor subunit alpha, with amino-acid sequence MCQFVGDLQSSTGSLIGLIMQTSLFIMVVVLYSLCEASSTPGREICDVFPKNQLVKHGSDVVISFRAPVHSVCHNKTGFDPSRVSWKLNNRMIADGYYNMTDDSTFSVSIPNFSLATGTVEFLMDGHVLSGTLIRTYSIPQNISCIGNLSGSLNCTWDHDQYTTNTSYEVVLELYDVISRKCLDKKFCRSKGKSCKIEEINFKDTQMFITVIAETPAVKATSAEVTYDSLFATVKLNPPEKLTVEPELNGLMVKWYSQMTSEVSFEVRLLAAGSEPVVKNVNYSQETTIKLSEIKECTNYSISVRCKLGVWSEWSQNVTHLSYLNVSNVQINLWRSRSVADGKGKRRVHLMWKGIPPSCKAFDEYRLFYRRSHIKTLYFSLYKNHTFIYLDENMHTITVAAFRNNTSLAEASINIPSTEDDLTLPPLNNVRMSAGGGQIYVTWDKPNLTVSGYIIVWNSTEQNHMWQHTEETHFSLKGQNFTLYTIYLTALYKNSPVGEMRLHAYAQEKAPAAVLNIRAEDIRDRKVEIHWRPISPTECCAFVVNYTVFYKAQHETGFRNVSVDKNQHSVMLDNLKPSTTYSVYVQANAAAASSKSNHYTFSTKTYGEDYLIGLIMCGIGLILLPVFVVFIIVLQKKYVSEKFPNPRLSSLSMWSTQKCKNPWNHLAMPWDCESEKILKCQVEAEDRDVGKLTARAADHSSTIQETAMITTPTAAEKENAVLVRPNVLELASHDKEEKRQPLQPVDHQTSQNRPGLHTQSPYRIQSPVTSPVDSPKRTFRGTAKPRSSETEMLLKPKSQNTALPTTYVTVDMFEKVKRSTK; translated from the exons ATGTGTCAGTTTGTTGGGGATCTACAGTCTAGCACAG GATCATTAATTGGCCTAATAATGCAGACCTCCCTGTTCATTATGGTTGTAGTTCTCTATTCACTGTGTGAAG CCTCTTCCACACCCGGCCGGGAAATATGTGATGTTTTTCCAAAGAACCAGCTGGTGAAACACGGGTCGGATGTTGTGATCTCGTTCAGAGCCCCTGTCCACAGTGTGTGCCATAATAAGACTGGCTTTGATCCCAGCCGAGTGTCCTGGAAGCTGAACAATAGAATGATAGCAGATGGTTACTATAACATGACGGACGACTCCACCTTCTCTGTGTCCATCCCGAATTTTTCTTTGGCCACTGGAACAGTGGAATTTCTTATGGATGGACACGTGTTAAGTGGGACCCTCATACGGACATACT CGATTCCCCAGAACATCTCATGTATTGGAAATCTATCTGGCAGTTTGAACTGCACATGGGATCACGACCAGTACACCACGAACACAAGCTACGAAGTCGTTCTCGAACT atACGATGTGATATCTAGAAAATGTCTCGACAAGAAATTCTGCCGGTCTAAAGGAAAATCGTGTAAAATAGAAGAGATCAATTTTAAGGATACACAAATGTTTATAACTGTAATTGCTGAGACTCCAGCTGTAAAAGCTACATCTGCTGAAGTTACCTATGACAGTTTATTTGCAACAG TTAAGTTAAATCCACCAGAAAAACTCACAGTGGAACCTGAGCTGAATGGCCTCATGGTGAAGTGGTACAGTCAGATGACATCAGAAGTCTCCTTTGAAGTGCGGTTGCTTGCAGCAGGTTCTGAG CCTGTGGTGAAAAATGTGAATTATTCTCAAGAGACTACTATTAAATTATCTGAAATAAAGGAGTGTACCAATTACTCCATCTCAGTGCGCTGCAAGCTTGGAGTATGGAGTGAATGGAGCCAGAATGTAACTCATCTTAGTTACCTCAATG TCAGTAATGTACAGATCAATTTATGGAGGTCCAGAAGTGTGGCAGATGGCAAGGGTAAAAGAAGGGTACACCTCATGTGGAAG GGAATTCCTCCGTCATGTAAAGCATTTGATGAGTATCGTCTCTTTTACCGGAGGAGTCACATCAAAACATTGTATTTTAGCTTGTACAAAAATCatacctttatttatttagatgAAAACATGCACACAATCACTGTGGCAGCATTTCGCAATAACACAAGCCTCGCTGAAGCATCCATTAATATTCCTTCCACAGAAGATG ATTTAACTTTACCTCCACTAAATAATGTCAGAATGTCTGCCGGGGGCGGTCAAATCTACGTCACCTGGGACAAACCCAACCTCACCGTCAGCGGCTACATAATTGTGTGGAACAGTACTGAACAGAACCACATGTGGCAACATACTGAAGAAACACATTTCTCTCTAAAAG GTCAAAACTTCACCCTCTACACCATATATCTGACAGCACTGTATAAAAACAGCCCTGTGGGTGAAATGAGACTTCACGCTTATGCTCAAGAAAAAG CTCCAGCAGCAGTGTTGAATATCCGGGCAGAGGATATTCGTGACAGAAAGGTAGAGATTCACTGGCGGCCGATATCACCCACTGAGTGCTGTGCGTTTGTTGTGaactacacagtgttttataaagCGCAGCACGAGACGGGATTCAGAA ATGTGAGTGTGGATAAAAATCAGCACAGTGTAATGTTGGATAACCTGAAACCCAGCACGACGTACAGTGTTTATGTCCAGGCCAATGCAGCGGCTGCTTCTTCAAAGAGTAACCATTACACATTCTCAACAAAGACTTATG GTGAGGACTATCTTATTGGGCTGATTATGTGCGGTATTGGTCTGATACTGCTGCCAGTCTTTGTTGTTTTCATCATAGTGCT ACAAAAGAAATATGTGAGTGAGAAGTTTCCCAACCCTCGACTCAGTTCTCTTTCCATGTGGTCCACacagaaatgtaaaaat cCCTGGAACCATCTAGCCATGCCTTGGGACTGTGAGTCTGAGAAAATTCTCAAATGTCAAGTAGAAGCTGAGGACAGAGATGTGGGTAAGCTGACAGCCCGAGCTGCAGACCACAGCTCCACAATACAGGAAACGGCCATGATTACGACACCGACAGCAGCAGAGAAAGAAAACGCTGTTCTGGTCAGACCTAATGTATTAGAACTCGCATCTCATGACAAGGAGGAAAAGAGGCAGCCTTTGCAACCAGTGGACCATCAGACGTCACAAAATCGCCCTGGTCTCCACACTCAATCTCCTTACAGGATCCAAAGTCCTGTGACCAGTCCTGTGGACTCTCCAAAGAGAACCTTCAGAGGAACTGCTAAACCTCGTTCTTCGGAAACAGAGATGCTGCTGAAACCGAAGTCCCAGAATACAGCTTTACCTACAACATACGTCACCGTGGACATGTTTGAAAAGGTTAAAAGGTCAACAAAGTGA